One genomic segment of Myxococcales bacterium includes these proteins:
- a CDS encoding HEAT repeat domain-containing protein encodes MRLAGLLSVCVSFCVALGAALPSGVAAEGSSVAPHVRTLTGGRLELVWGNSRTVLPVRGVRPEDVRTESMAFDGERFVLAQWPLAGQARRGVLLRAVPDARRLTSVWEGDLGALDPDGEVRVEVRVTPEGLERTHHVAALRRCDGRPAELFPARFDPKRRVFVPAPRASERGTLLAARSVPLADAPSSRFRVTGASGPATRWGEPGTLLAPRGLTEGRGAGVWTPGADGGFVSVGAAARVPITGMRFIAPREGGGGWPARITFSLSPRHRYTVEVLDPLAEALEVALPAPVESGCVTVDIEGTATPAPPPPVGLGGVQVQTLLDDEAALGYLVGRIAAGTHCAAALRLLDGVRQPDACAAALIAALPSQGATGQLCTLRALASLPEGSVPHPAGWLPDALPVAVASLGRQEAPPEAAEVLRAWMRRAGATVDPALVGVVRDPSASLPGRAFAAAELATRADGETRQRLLVLLGAEETDTNKVVREAVARAKGPSWLALLAGMLGDAPAAGGSPEGRRQAELLRVTRARIASGDRPLAESRAALVARARALSEPSGDFLIRARALELLGELSAVEALGPLTRDADPVIRHLAVAATGASDTDRAKALLREALRDRDPRVRQTAARGLSTRADVADAGPALLTALLAERWEFVKAAYLEGLSAACTPGVPWAESLRLDDLPLDARLVSFQGLARCVPPAGHEEARRLLARQQAPVSLRTAAADLLRERGAHEDAALVARTLAHLVNQSASDPGLEDLARSTLEALLALDAALGVDFAEKLVAQERPRLRRLAVEALGGVCARGAVPLLRRLARSQEPGLSVRARASLSSCGSQADQRP; translated from the coding sequence GTGCGTCTCGCTGGACTGCTTTCCGTTTGCGTGTCGTTCTGCGTGGCTCTGGGGGCCGCCCTTCCCTCCGGCGTTGCGGCCGAGGGCTCGAGCGTGGCCCCGCACGTCCGCACTCTGACGGGGGGCAGGCTGGAGCTGGTGTGGGGGAACTCTCGCACCGTGCTGCCCGTGCGGGGTGTGCGTCCCGAAGACGTTCGGACCGAGAGCATGGCCTTCGACGGCGAGCGCTTTGTTTTGGCGCAGTGGCCGCTCGCGGGGCAGGCCCGCCGCGGCGTGCTGCTCCGGGCCGTTCCGGATGCGCGGCGCCTCACGTCTGTCTGGGAGGGCGACCTGGGCGCGCTCGACCCCGACGGCGAAGTGCGGGTGGAGGTCAGGGTGACGCCCGAGGGACTCGAGCGTACGCATCACGTGGCGGCGCTGCGACGGTGTGACGGACGGCCTGCCGAGCTCTTCCCTGCCCGCTTCGACCCGAAGCGAAGGGTGTTCGTGCCTGCCCCTCGGGCTTCTGAGCGAGGCACTCTTCTCGCGGCGCGCTCCGTGCCGCTTGCCGATGCCCCGTCGTCTCGCTTTCGGGTGACCGGGGCGTCGGGGCCCGCCACCCGCTGGGGCGAGCCGGGCACGTTGCTGGCGCCCCGGGGCCTCACGGAAGGACGGGGTGCTGGGGTCTGGACCCCCGGTGCGGACGGAGGGTTCGTTTCGGTGGGCGCTGCCGCCCGGGTCCCCATCACAGGCATGCGGTTCATCGCCCCCCGTGAGGGCGGAGGTGGCTGGCCGGCCCGGATCACGTTCTCCCTGTCACCGAGGCATCGCTACACGGTGGAGGTCTTGGACCCCTTGGCGGAGGCCCTCGAGGTCGCGTTGCCCGCGCCCGTCGAGAGCGGTTGCGTCACTGTGGACATCGAGGGAACGGCCACGCCGGCGCCCCCTCCTCCCGTAGGGCTCGGCGGAGTGCAGGTGCAGACCCTGCTGGACGACGAGGCTGCCTTGGGTTATCTCGTCGGCCGAATCGCTGCCGGGACCCACTGCGCGGCCGCGCTGCGCCTGCTCGACGGGGTTCGCCAACCGGACGCCTGTGCGGCGGCGCTCATTGCGGCGCTGCCAAGCCAGGGCGCCACGGGTCAGCTCTGTACTTTGCGAGCGTTGGCGAGCCTCCCCGAGGGCTCTGTTCCCCATCCGGCGGGCTGGCTGCCCGATGCCCTGCCGGTGGCCGTGGCGTCGCTGGGCCGACAGGAGGCGCCGCCGGAGGCAGCCGAGGTGCTGCGCGCCTGGATGAGACGCGCGGGTGCGACGGTGGACCCTGCCCTCGTCGGCGTGGTGCGAGATCCGTCTGCTTCCCTTCCGGGCCGCGCGTTCGCCGCCGCAGAGCTGGCCACCCGCGCCGACGGCGAGACCCGCCAGCGGCTGCTTGTGCTCCTGGGGGCCGAAGAGACCGATACGAACAAGGTGGTGCGTGAGGCCGTTGCGCGCGCGAAAGGACCGTCCTGGCTCGCCCTCCTCGCCGGCATGCTGGGCGATGCCCCTGCTGCCGGCGGCTCCCCTGAAGGCCGACGACAGGCCGAGCTGCTGCGGGTCACGCGTGCGCGGATCGCAAGCGGCGATCGGCCCCTGGCAGAGTCCCGTGCTGCGCTCGTGGCCCGGGCTCGCGCCCTTTCGGAGCCCTCCGGGGATTTCCTCATCCGCGCCCGAGCGCTCGAACTGTTGGGGGAGCTGAGCGCCGTCGAGGCGCTCGGGCCTCTCACCCGCGATGCCGATCCCGTGATTCGCCACCTCGCGGTGGCCGCCACGGGCGCCAGCGACACCGACCGCGCCAAGGCGCTCTTGCGAGAGGCCCTGCGCGACCGGGACCCCCGGGTGCGCCAAACGGCCGCCCGCGGCCTCAGCACGCGCGCCGACGTTGCCGACGCGGGACCTGCGTTGCTCACCGCGCTCCTCGCCGAACGTTGGGAGTTCGTGAAGGCGGCGTACCTCGAGGGCCTTTCTGCCGCCTGCACGCCCGGGGTGCCCTGGGCGGAATCGCTGCGGCTCGACGACCTCCCGCTCGACGCGCGCCTCGTGTCGTTTCAGGGACTGGCCCGATGCGTGCCTCCTGCGGGGCATGAGGAAGCCCGGCGTCTTTTGGCCCGGCAGCAGGCGCCTGTCAGCCTCCGCACGGCAGCGGCGGACCTGCTCCGAGAGCGGGGGGCTCACGAAGACGCGGCTCTCGTGGCCCGAACGCTCGCGCACCTCGTAAACCAAAGCGCCTCCGACCCGGGACTCGAAGACCTCGCCCGCAGCACCCTCGAGGCGTTGCTGGCGTTGGACGCGGCCCTCGGTGTGGACTTCGCGGAAAAGCTGGTGGCGCAGGAGCGCCCTCGCCTGCGGCGCCTGGCCGTCGAGGCGCTCGGCGGCGTTTGCGCTCGAGGCGCGGTGCCTCTGCTCCGGCGCCTTGCCCGGAGCCAGGAGCCAGGCTTGTCGGTCCGTGCACGCGCCTCGTTAAGTAGTTGCGGCTCGCAAGCGGACCAACGACCGTAA
- a CDS encoding PQQ-binding-like beta-propeller repeat protein, producing MKAFDLSQLSRLRRRGPRVEARISATALGLVTVLLGGCAAMTVRRPSEPTLARQAPQGALSLAWQREVHAHELFEPSPEECSTGVVVKNRLVLGSRARDVVALSTVDGTVLWRRSVGAQIESEALHDAERNLVYVGANDGRVLALRPTNGDIVWSFQAEGGLVEAPSLANGRLFFTTNRGRLYALNADNGLWLWDYERERPEEFTIAGQASPRVHGDTLYAGFSDGFLVALEPESGEVKWARSLASASEQYVDVDTTPLIFEDTLIAGSHSGGLYGLSPDGSTVKWRLPVEGAGTGTLVDGKLFFSTPREGLYAIDPRDGHVLWRRAVPGASNLTRPRVVGPYLVFSGARTGLYVVNRDSGTLAQTFFPGRGMCAAPAVDPMAERLYVLSNGGSVYAMNVSW from the coding sequence GTGAAGGCGTTTGACCTGAGCCAACTTAGCCGTTTGCGGCGTCGCGGTCCCCGCGTCGAGGCCCGCATCTCGGCAACGGCGCTTGGCCTCGTCACGGTCCTGCTCGGGGGCTGTGCGGCGATGACCGTGCGGCGACCGTCCGAGCCTACGCTGGCCCGGCAAGCCCCCCAGGGGGCGCTGTCGCTGGCGTGGCAGCGTGAGGTTCACGCCCATGAGCTCTTCGAGCCGTCGCCCGAGGAGTGCTCGACGGGCGTCGTGGTGAAGAACCGGTTGGTGCTTGGCAGTCGTGCCCGGGACGTCGTCGCCCTGAGTACGGTTGACGGGACGGTGCTGTGGCGGCGCTCCGTGGGTGCCCAGATCGAAAGCGAGGCGCTCCACGACGCGGAGAGAAACCTGGTGTACGTGGGCGCCAACGACGGCCGGGTGTTGGCACTTCGACCTACGAACGGCGACATCGTTTGGTCCTTCCAGGCCGAGGGCGGCTTGGTCGAGGCGCCCTCCTTGGCAAACGGACGTCTTTTCTTCACGACGAACCGCGGGCGCCTTTACGCACTCAACGCCGACAATGGCCTTTGGCTTTGGGACTACGAGCGGGAGCGTCCCGAAGAGTTCACCATCGCGGGGCAAGCCTCGCCGCGGGTGCACGGCGATACCCTCTACGCAGGGTTTTCGGACGGTTTTCTCGTGGCCCTCGAGCCGGAATCAGGCGAGGTCAAGTGGGCCCGCTCCTTGGCGTCGGCCTCCGAACAGTACGTCGACGTGGATACGACGCCCCTGATATTCGAGGATACCCTGATCGCGGGTTCGCACTCCGGAGGCCTTTACGGCCTGTCCCCGGACGGCTCCACTGTGAAGTGGCGTCTGCCCGTCGAAGGAGCGGGTACGGGCACCTTGGTCGATGGCAAGCTGTTCTTCTCCACACCGCGTGAAGGGCTGTACGCCATCGACCCCCGCGACGGGCACGTTCTGTGGCGCCGCGCCGTGCCGGGGGCGAGCAACCTCACGCGGCCGCGGGTGGTGGGTCCCTATCTCGTGTTCAGCGGGGCGCGGACCGGGCTTTACGTGGTGAACCGCGATTCCGGCACTCTCGCCCAGACGTTCTTCCCGGGACGCGGCATGTGCGCCGCCCCTGCAGTGGACCCGATGGCGGAGCGACTCTACGTACTTTCGAACGGCGGCTCTGTCTACGCGATGAACGTCAGCTGGTAG
- a CDS encoding matrixin family metalloprotease has protein sequence MRKALVFGMALLSSEGWAANLMKTDTGHFVHWAPGTVTVGVDPAFVSRRVSAEEIAQAIDEAAAAWNALTEMRVTFVRAPVPEAAVKVRFCQGRWERPAGLLGHTLFQAETGSGLVAEAVVEVNECDYRFVGPDRVAPDHLDLQAVLTHELGHVLGLGHSVDPDAVMFSSTGTVRQRRPGLDDRLGVATIYTTSPPANQTHDSSKHPLELPTPHLTSRPTDAKPEHPPPRLYTGGKERPVAFELPWPESPGEQGARFVPTVLPVAPRPDPAFPPPSQAVRPNVVRKKTASPPAVPGTRPSGTPGQPVGTELAWPAPAQP, from the coding sequence ATGCGTAAGGCCCTGGTTTTCGGAATGGCCCTGCTCTCTTCCGAGGGATGGGCCGCCAATCTCATGAAGACGGATACGGGCCACTTCGTGCACTGGGCCCCGGGTACGGTCACCGTGGGCGTCGACCCGGCCTTCGTGAGCCGGCGCGTGTCTGCGGAGGAAATCGCACAGGCCATCGACGAGGCGGCGGCGGCTTGGAATGCGCTGACGGAGATGCGCGTGACGTTCGTCCGCGCGCCCGTCCCCGAGGCAGCCGTGAAGGTTCGTTTTTGTCAGGGACGCTGGGAGCGGCCGGCCGGTCTTCTTGGCCACACCCTCTTTCAGGCCGAGACGGGCAGCGGCCTCGTTGCGGAGGCTGTGGTCGAGGTCAACGAGTGCGACTACCGCTTCGTGGGCCCGGATCGCGTGGCTCCGGACCACCTCGATCTTCAAGCCGTCTTGACCCACGAGCTGGGGCACGTGCTGGGACTTGGGCACAGCGTGGACCCTGATGCTGTCATGTTCAGCAGCACGGGCACGGTACGGCAGCGGCGCCCTGGCTTGGACGACCGCCTGGGTGTGGCCACGATTTACACGACCTCCCCGCCAGCCAACCAAACGCACGACAGCAGCAAGCACCCTCTGGAGTTGCCGACGCCCCACTTGACCTCGCGGCCTACGGACGCGAAGCCTGAACACCCTCCCCCGCGCCTTTACACTGGTGGGAAAGAGCGGCCGGTCGCGTTCGAGTTGCCCTGGCCGGAGAGTCCCGGAGAGCAAGGGGCGAGGTTCGTGCCCACAGTGCTCCCTGTGGCGCCTCGCCCTGATCCGGCGTTTCCCCCCCCTTCGCAGGCCGTGAGGCCGAACGTCGTGAGGAAAAAAACAGCCTCGCCGCCGGCTGTGCCGGGAACTCGCCCCTCCGGAACTCCAGGCCAGCCGGTGGGTACCGAACTGGCCTGGCCGGCGCCAGCTCAGCCCTGA
- a CDS encoding PilZ domain-containing protein, producing MGSKATDFVHVPGDPRGWAPFEYLFRSRQEFFEAFEATSPSDAAMEDGADAGIVFCPTRRKLPPGFPVRIMVRLGRRRPPLLLEGQVSWRRPGRHADKVRAGVGVQFALTERPKLDFVLEVAPAGDPVKSRRRHERVRLAMPVSWWLEGEQEPRTGTLRDIGHGGAFVETQPPSDRDREVVLELAPPGAARAMSFSGRVAWTNSGGNETGFGLEWRARDAGGGRRIKELVRRLTST from the coding sequence GTGGGTTCAAAAGCAACCGATTTTGTCCACGTCCCAGGGGACCCCCGAGGATGGGCGCCGTTTGAGTATTTGTTCCGCAGCCGCCAGGAGTTCTTCGAGGCCTTCGAGGCGACGTCGCCCAGCGACGCGGCCATGGAAGACGGAGCTGACGCAGGCATCGTGTTTTGCCCCACCCGGCGCAAGCTGCCGCCGGGATTTCCGGTCCGGATCATGGTGCGCCTGGGTCGCCGTCGCCCGCCTCTCCTCCTCGAAGGCCAGGTGAGCTGGCGTCGACCGGGGCGGCATGCCGACAAAGTGCGCGCTGGTGTTGGGGTGCAGTTCGCCCTGACCGAGCGACCCAAGCTCGACTTCGTTCTCGAGGTAGCCCCAGCGGGAGATCCTGTGAAGAGCCGGCGTCGACATGAGCGCGTGCGGTTGGCAATGCCGGTTTCCTGGTGGCTCGAGGGCGAGCAGGAGCCCCGCACGGGGACCCTGAGGGACATTGGTCATGGAGGGGCGTTCGTGGAGACGCAACCGCCGTCGGATCGTGACCGCGAGGTGGTGCTCGAGCTGGCTCCGCCAGGCGCAGCCCGTGCGATGTCGTTTTCGGGGCGCGTGGCTTGGACCAACAGCGGGGGCAACGAGACGGGCTTCGGCCTCGAGTGGCGCGCCCGGGACGCCGGGGGTGGTCGCCGGATCAAAGAGCTGGTTCGCCGACTGACCTCGACCTGA
- the der gene encoding ribosome biogenesis GTPase Der: MKARKAPGKASKRTTKAPKREAAPARETKPLAKTSPPKRRIGGIRADETLAVQGSMGQPLSAEEQALPLVALVGRPNVGKSSLFNRLVGGRPALVEDEPGVTRDRRYGTINWNGARLRVVDTGGLDPSAEGILGAMRSQTLRAVDEADVLLLVIDAVAGVTGLDQEVGRTLRRTGKPVLVGANKVDTDRRDAMASEAHALGFPQMFPISAAHGRGVSDLMEAVLGHLSDRIAPALPEPKPKRRRKAARHDPPDEAPKAVDAIADLGSDSEDLSIDLEALHEVQASADPDPRRPIRLALVGKPNVGKSSLVNRLLGEERVLVHDQPGTTRDPIDSPFTYGGQDFVLVDTAGLRRRKVVKTLTEAVSAKMSRDQIERADVVALVVDLAAGASDEDAKLANFVEEAGRALVVVLNKSDAVPRAQTDAKIKQCKERLSFVSWASFVVTSAMTGRAVTEIMRASQSAFGAWSRRVPTSELNRNFEEMIARRPPPSGPSGRHIRLYYCTQARVAPPVFFVSANLAEAVGQPYRRYLANQFRKIYGFEGSPLKVVVRGRRTPEDEPGPPGPRRKR, translated from the coding sequence ATGAAGGCCCGAAAGGCTCCAGGCAAAGCCTCGAAGCGCACGACCAAAGCGCCCAAGCGCGAAGCGGCCCCCGCGCGGGAAACGAAGCCCCTCGCGAAAACGTCGCCCCCCAAACGGCGCATTGGGGGCATCCGTGCCGATGAGACCCTGGCGGTTCAGGGCTCCATGGGCCAGCCGCTCTCGGCAGAGGAACAAGCTCTGCCGCTCGTGGCGCTGGTGGGCCGCCCGAATGTGGGCAAGTCCTCCCTCTTCAACAGACTGGTGGGGGGACGACCCGCCCTCGTGGAGGACGAACCCGGGGTCACGCGAGATCGGCGTTACGGCACCATCAACTGGAACGGCGCGCGGCTTCGCGTGGTGGACACGGGCGGCTTGGATCCGTCGGCTGAAGGCATCCTGGGCGCCATGCGCTCACAGACCTTGCGTGCCGTAGACGAAGCTGACGTGCTGTTGCTGGTGATCGACGCCGTTGCGGGCGTCACAGGGCTCGACCAAGAGGTGGGGCGTACCCTTCGCCGGACAGGGAAGCCCGTGCTCGTGGGCGCCAACAAGGTGGACACCGATAGGCGGGACGCGATGGCCAGCGAGGCTCACGCGCTGGGATTCCCACAAATGTTCCCGATCTCGGCCGCCCACGGCCGGGGGGTGAGTGACCTGATGGAAGCGGTCCTCGGCCACCTGTCGGACCGGATCGCCCCCGCTTTACCCGAACCGAAGCCAAAACGACGCCGCAAGGCCGCCCGGCACGACCCACCCGACGAGGCCCCGAAGGCTGTCGACGCGATCGCCGACTTGGGCAGCGATTCCGAAGATTTAAGCATCGATCTGGAAGCTTTGCATGAGGTCCAGGCGTCGGCCGATCCAGATCCTCGCAGGCCCATTCGGCTCGCGCTCGTGGGAAAGCCGAACGTCGGCAAGTCCTCGCTGGTCAACCGTTTGCTCGGCGAAGAGCGGGTGCTCGTCCATGACCAGCCCGGCACCACGCGTGACCCCATCGACTCGCCGTTCACCTACGGCGGGCAAGACTTCGTCCTCGTGGACACCGCGGGCCTGCGCCGCCGCAAGGTGGTCAAGACGCTGACGGAGGCGGTCTCGGCCAAGATGTCGCGCGACCAGATCGAACGCGCCGATGTCGTCGCCCTGGTGGTGGACCTGGCCGCGGGTGCCAGCGACGAGGACGCCAAGTTGGCCAACTTCGTCGAAGAGGCCGGCAGGGCCCTTGTGGTGGTGCTGAACAAGAGCGACGCCGTCCCGCGGGCTCAAACCGACGCCAAGATCAAGCAGTGCAAGGAACGGCTGTCGTTCGTCTCGTGGGCCAGTTTCGTCGTGACCTCGGCCATGACGGGACGGGCGGTCACCGAAATCATGCGGGCCTCCCAGTCAGCCTTTGGGGCCTGGAGCCGCAGGGTTCCCACCTCCGAGCTCAACCGCAACTTCGAGGAGATGATCGCACGACGGCCGCCGCCTTCGGGCCCGTCGGGGCGCCACATTCGCCTTTACTACTGCACGCAGGCCCGCGTGGCACCTCCCGTATTTTTCGTCAGCGCCAACTTGGCCGAAGCGGTGGGTCAGCCTTACCGCCGCTACTTGGCAAACCAGTTCCGCAAGATCTACGGCTTCGAGGGCAGCCCGCTCAAGGTCGTGGTGCGAGGCCGCCGGACCCCTGAAGACGAGCCCGGGCCCCCAGGACCCCGCCGCAAACGCTGA
- the era gene encoding GTPase Era: MTEQPSRPVQGPPDSEAAEARAHGTPQQGAPGGVAGVVAIVGEPNVGKSTLLNRVVGEKLAIVTPKPQTTRNRILGVWNGPQGQIVFVDTPGVHAARSALGKYMVDEAYRALEQVDAVLMVVDLSKSGAGGSRHLPRGARKGSPVEAALLERVKQAGKPAVLALNKVDQFKDKSKLFPVLEGWNETGAFSALVPISATKDKHLDGLVSELLKLLPEGPPLYDPDTLTDRTERFLVGELVREQVFLQLYQELPFSTGVEIDSWQERPDKGDVVISATIVVERESQKAIVVGRAGAVIRDIGKAARQEATQLLGRPAHLKLFVKVSRDWTESREGLGQLGYAPESDR, translated from the coding sequence ATGACCGAGCAACCGTCCCGCCCCGTGCAGGGCCCCCCAGATAGCGAAGCCGCCGAGGCACGCGCCCATGGCACGCCGCAACAGGGAGCCCCGGGCGGCGTCGCTGGCGTCGTAGCCATCGTGGGCGAGCCGAACGTGGGCAAGTCCACCTTGCTCAATCGCGTGGTGGGCGAAAAACTGGCCATCGTCACACCGAAACCACAGACCACACGGAACCGCATCCTGGGCGTGTGGAACGGTCCGCAGGGCCAGATCGTGTTCGTCGATACGCCCGGCGTCCATGCCGCGCGCTCGGCACTCGGCAAGTACATGGTGGACGAGGCGTATCGCGCCCTCGAGCAGGTCGACGCGGTCCTGATGGTCGTGGATCTGTCCAAGTCGGGAGCGGGAGGTTCACGGCATCTGCCCCGGGGCGCCCGGAAGGGGTCACCCGTGGAAGCGGCTCTTCTCGAGCGGGTCAAGCAGGCGGGCAAACCCGCCGTGCTCGCCCTCAACAAGGTGGACCAGTTCAAGGACAAGTCCAAGCTGTTTCCCGTGCTCGAGGGCTGGAACGAGACAGGCGCCTTCTCGGCCCTCGTGCCCATATCGGCCACGAAGGACAAGCACCTCGATGGGCTCGTGAGCGAGCTCCTGAAGCTGCTCCCGGAAGGCCCCCCCCTCTACGATCCCGACACCCTGACGGATCGTACGGAGCGGTTCCTCGTCGGAGAGCTCGTGCGCGAGCAGGTGTTCTTGCAGCTCTATCAAGAGCTGCCCTTCTCGACGGGGGTCGAGATAGATTCGTGGCAGGAACGGCCTGACAAAGGCGACGTGGTCATCTCTGCGACCATCGTCGTGGAGCGAGAGAGCCAAAAAGCCATCGTGGTCGGGCGCGCCGGCGCCGTGATCCGAGACATCGGCAAGGCGGCCCGACAGGAGGCCACCCAGCTGCTTGGGCGCCCCGCACACCTGAAGTTGTTCGTGAAGGTCTCGCGCGATTGGACGGAAAGCCGCGAGGGCCTCGGTCAGCTTGGCTACGCACCGGAAAGCGACAGATGA
- a CDS encoding DNA polymerase IV, with product MIPATVASAQNRTILHVDLDAFYASVEQRDEPALRGQPVIVGGGSRRGVVCAASYEARRYGVRSAMPMAQAMALCPHGIVRQPRMAHYADVSARFFAILCAHSPLVEGLSLDEAFVDVTAVKKLLGEGPQVAALIKSRVRKDLGLVASVGVAPNKFAAKIGSDLHKPDGLVVVEPDGLLAFLHPLPVGRLWGVGRVTEQALGAFGVRTIGDVASTPLDFLTARIGRNLAVHLHALANGVDERPVKPDREAVSMSHEHTFEQDEKDPQRLVPSILLQADQVAERLRRQGLRGRVVTLKIKYANHKLVTRRRTLSLATADGQTLGQTARTLLAEVPGIAQLGVRLTGIGVAGLEPLEANGVKRGDDSERDDPSTGTATRTRTQLAFTGLLSPRAPQLPEGGEARRTRARGERLGRALDDIRGRFGPGAIARAVCLNDGEPDESPE from the coding sequence ATGATTCCGGCCACCGTGGCCTCGGCGCAAAACCGTACGATTCTGCATGTGGACCTGGACGCGTTCTACGCCTCGGTCGAGCAGAGAGACGAGCCTGCGCTCCGGGGTCAGCCCGTCATCGTGGGTGGGGGCTCGAGGCGTGGGGTGGTGTGCGCGGCCTCTTACGAAGCGCGGCGCTACGGCGTAAGGAGTGCCATGCCCATGGCCCAAGCGATGGCGCTGTGCCCGCACGGCATCGTACGACAGCCCCGCATGGCTCACTACGCCGACGTCTCGGCCCGCTTCTTTGCAATCCTGTGTGCGCATTCACCCCTGGTCGAGGGGTTGTCGCTCGACGAAGCGTTCGTGGATGTCACGGCCGTCAAAAAGCTCCTGGGCGAGGGCCCTCAGGTGGCCGCCCTCATCAAGTCCCGTGTGCGGAAGGACCTCGGACTCGTGGCCTCGGTCGGGGTGGCGCCGAACAAGTTTGCGGCGAAGATTGGCAGTGATCTTCACAAGCCCGACGGTCTCGTCGTGGTCGAGCCCGACGGCTTGTTGGCCTTTCTTCACCCGCTGCCGGTCGGACGTCTTTGGGGGGTGGGGCGGGTCACGGAGCAAGCGTTGGGAGCCTTCGGTGTGCGCACGATTGGGGACGTGGCCTCGACGCCCCTCGACTTTCTTACCGCCCGCATCGGGCGCAACCTCGCGGTCCACCTTCACGCACTCGCCAACGGTGTCGACGAACGGCCCGTGAAACCCGACCGCGAAGCGGTGTCCATGAGCCACGAACACACCTTCGAGCAGGATGAAAAGGATCCGCAGCGTTTGGTGCCGTCGATCTTGCTTCAGGCCGACCAGGTCGCAGAACGGCTAAGGCGTCAGGGACTCCGGGGGAGGGTGGTGACTTTGAAGATCAAGTACGCCAACCACAAGCTCGTGACCCGGCGCCGCACGTTGAGCCTGGCCACGGCTGACGGCCAGACTCTGGGCCAAACCGCAAGGACGCTGCTCGCGGAGGTGCCGGGCATCGCCCAACTTGGCGTACGGCTGACGGGGATCGGGGTTGCAGGCCTGGAGCCCCTGGAGGCCAACGGCGTAAAGCGGGGGGACGACTCCGAGCGCGATGACCCGTCGACAGGCACCGCGACCCGCACGCGGACGCAGCTGGCCTTCACGGGCCTGCTGTCTCCTCGAGCTCCCCAGCTCCCGGAGGGGGGAGAAGCCCGCCGCACAAGGGCCCGAGGCGAACGACTCGGCCGAGCGCTCGACGACATCCGGGGGCGCTTCGGTCCCGGGGCGATCGCGCGGGCGGTGTGCTTGAACGACGGCGAGCCAGACGAAAGCCCCGAGTAA
- a CDS encoding Hsp33 family molecular chaperone HslO: MSSEDLIARCLLAGGSMRLVAVTSTELCGEICRRHETSGALAVALARAATSGLLLATLTKGDEKVSMHLLGEGALGTLTVDASSSGDVRAYPKNGGQDLPVPPRTRVKLAPLTGAEGLVTVARDLGLKEHFTGQTAFLSGEVDEDVERYLVTSEQIDSVLVADAALDEEGRVLWAGGLLLQAMPGGEHEATLEEQRKHLHQGAFFDALMQVAGDGPEGLARAALGEVAADLRVLDTRPVQFSCQCSRERAEATLALLGERDLASILVDPGVAEVVCEFCRTTYHFSAENLEVLRASLGAPAGRPS; this comes from the coding sequence ATGTCCAGCGAAGACCTGATTGCCCGCTGCCTGCTCGCGGGCGGCTCGATGCGCCTCGTGGCGGTCACCTCGACCGAGCTGTGCGGGGAGATCTGCCGCCGCCACGAAACCTCGGGGGCTCTCGCCGTAGCGCTCGCACGCGCAGCCACCTCCGGGCTCTTGCTGGCGACTCTGACCAAGGGCGACGAGAAGGTGTCCATGCATCTTCTGGGCGAAGGCGCACTGGGAACCCTCACAGTTGACGCGAGTTCGTCAGGAGACGTAAGGGCCTATCCAAAAAACGGCGGGCAAGACCTCCCTGTACCTCCCCGTACCCGCGTCAAGTTGGCGCCGCTCACGGGCGCCGAAGGCCTCGTGACGGTCGCGCGTGATCTCGGTCTCAAGGAGCACTTCACCGGGCAAACGGCGTTTCTTTCCGGCGAAGTCGACGAGGACGTCGAGCGGTATCTGGTGACCAGCGAGCAAATCGACAGCGTCCTCGTGGCCGATGCGGCTCTCGATGAGGAGGGGCGCGTGTTGTGGGCCGGCGGTTTGTTGCTTCAAGCGATGCCAGGCGGCGAGCACGAGGCCACGCTCGAAGAGCAGCGCAAACACTTGCATCAGGGCGCCTTCTTCGACGCCCTCATGCAGGTCGCCGGCGACGGCCCAGAGGGCCTGGCCCGGGCGGCCTTGGGTGAAGTGGCGGCGGACCTGAGGGTCCTCGACACCCGCCCTGTCCAGTTCAGCTGCCAGTGCAGCCGAGAACGGGCCGAAGCCACGTTGGCGCTGCTCGGCGAGCGGGACCTTGCATCGATTCTGGTCGATCCCGGCGTAGCCGAGGTGGTCTGCGAGTTCTGCAGGACCACCTATCACTTCTCCGCGGAGAACCTCGAGGTTCTGCGCGCTTCGCTGGGCGCGCCTGCGGGCCGCCCCTCCTGA